The Spodoptera frugiperda isolate SF20-4 chromosome 8, AGI-APGP_CSIRO_Sfru_2.0, whole genome shotgun sequence DNA segment GCGCGCTCCGTCTGTCCTTCGTCgactgtaatataatattatcacaaCAATTACATTAGTGGTCCCTTTGTCAACATTTCCTAAGTCGGAGCCACTATGAGCCGCCAGGGCGGCACGTACCGAAGGGCTGTATGGTGTCCCGTCGCAGGCGCTCGTACACGCTGCGCGCGGCCGGGTCCGCGGCCAGCGCCTCCGCGTCCCACAGCACGCAGTCGgccagcgccgccgccgcctccgCCACGGGCGCCCGCAGCGCCGCCTCCTCCGCCTCGCGCGCCGCCGCCAGCGCCCGCCGCGGCAGCGCCGCCAGCGCCGGCAGCAGCGCGCCCGGGCCCAACGCCGGCGCCGGGCGCTGGCGCGGGGCTCGCGCCCCAATGCCGCCAGCAAGGCGCGCAGCGTGGCGGCGGCAtgcagcgcggcggcgcggggcgcggcggggcgggggcgcgcgCGAGGGCGCGCAGCACGCGTGCGATGCGCGTGACGCGGCGGTAGCAGACGTCGCTGGGCGCCAGCGCGCCCCCGGCCAGCGCGGCCTCCAGCTCGGGCTCGTCCTGCAGCGCGCCGTCCCCGCACACCACCTGCCGCACGTGTGTTACTGTACTCGTTCCTAGATTTGGCTTCGATTGGTTTTTGGGTTGCACCACGAGATGGACTACGTCACAGCTTAATTTCTGCTCCACATAATCTGGGgctttagtctgctattacaattgggtactatcctcggtcaaaaataaattaattcaacttttcaatacaataaaatattaaaaaataatcacactctcattcataaatttgatgaactatttaattttcgattttttctagctaaatttctagaaataagtctgctatttgacgtcaaaaacttatgacgtcataacgcactatttcatacaaagttcatagaaaatatcgtttttgacgtttcgaaaaaagtattgaatttgactagtaggaaagtagcctattgtgtcagaatggtcgatcattgagcagtgcaagagggacggagctatgtagatTGTATAAGGCCCCCGGTCACGTGCCACCGGCGGCCTGCTCACCTGGTTGATGGCCGCGTCGATGAGCTGCGCGTCCGGTCCCTGCTGCAGCTTCCTCAACGCGATAGCCATACTCAGCAGGTCGGCCAGCTCGCCCAGTGCATTCTCTGTACTGACGACACTTCCCGACTCTGAATGGAACAAACGACGATACGATGTACAAGCGGAGTCCGCGACACGCAGTAAGTACgtgtagtgtgtagtgtgtgtACCAGTGGTGACGAGCCCCAGTCGCTGCCACAGGCCCACGCTGCGCAGGAAGTCGCAGAACAGTGCGAAGGCGCGCTGCTTGTCCCGCAGCTGGGCCTCGAGCTGCAGCGCCGCCGAGCTGCCCAGGCAGATGTCGGTGGTGGCCCCGCCGCGCTGCTTCCACCTGCGGCACGGGACCATGTACTACGGCCCGCCACTGGCCCCGCCCGGCCCCGGCGGGTACTGACCTGGGGTCCCCGGCGGGCACGTCGTCCAGCATGTCGCAGGCGATGCGCAGCACGGCGCGGTCGAGGTCGGCGTCCACGTCGCGCGGCGCGGACGGCGCGGACGGCGCGGGCGCGGCCAGCAGgccggccagcagcgcggcgCTGGCGGCGGCGTCGCGGCGCACGTGGAACAGGAAGGCAGTCTTCAGGCGCCCCACCGCGTCGCGCGCCACCGCGGCCACCTCGTGCGGGTCTATCTCGTACAGCGACAGGTTGCCGTCGTACATGTCGGACGGACACGGCGACCCCATCGGACTCTCGCACATCGACCTGGCGACGGGACCGATGTATTCGTGTCAGTACTATGGCAAATGGGTAGAGGGCAGTAGTGAAGGGTCGCGTCAGCTGTACTCACGGAGTGTTGTGCATGGCGTCGGGCTGGCTGAGGGCCAGCACGCCGTGTTTCAGACTGAACAGGAGCGGTACTCCGTCGCACAGCTCGGCTCCTAACAACTTGTCACCTTCTGATGATACGTCTATATAATCCACTTTGTCGTTCGACATTGTTGCTGGAAAAACCATGTTCTAATATTACgcaaaggaaaaaaaaaatgtcaaacctatttaaaaaatagaaaatatattttaagaaaacgttaattataataaacgaaTTTATTATgcttaattgtaaatatttcatatatCGCAATGTGCTTGGCAACTCTTCGGATTTAGATTAAAACATTACTAGTAATATTTCGCTTCAAAAAATCATTATCAGTGTTGGAAGTTACTAGAGATTATTAATGTTTACTTGTAAGTATCAATAGCATGAACAATATGAGGATAAATATAGGAGTGGGTACTGACTGGAGACGAGCGCGATGTACTTGGACGTGTAGAGCAGGGCGCGCTGCGGCAGCGGCAGGAAGCGGGGCGCCTCGTCGGGGGCGCGCGCCTCCTCTGGCGCCCCCGCCGCCCCCGCCGGGCCCAGCGGGGGCGCGGCCGCCACGCCCCGCGCCAGCACCAACCACGACACGCGCGGGGCACTCGCGTCCTCCACGCACACGTGCGCTGTAATGTTACACACTTATACCACTGCGCAGCTAAATATctcattaatcaatattattaacttattaaggACAGTACCGATGCCGTATCTCATTTCTGGTGAGCGAGCGACATTGACAATAGCGATGAGTAGAAGCAGACCGTTGTTCCCACTCGCTCTAACATCCAGGGCCATGATCTCGAGGCTGTTCGGGTCACCTGTAACATTGTTATATTTCAATAAGAGAGATCGTAagtgatgtgtgtgtgtgtgtgtgtgtgtgtgtaccgtGCGGCGGGAGGTGTGTGCGTGCGTGTGCGTCCCCCAGGGCCCGGCGCAGCGAGTGCTCGTGCAGGTCGGGCCCCCGCCACAGCTGCAGCGCGGGCCCCCGCGACACCAGCGCGATGCTGGGCTCGCCGCCCGCCTCGCCCGGCAGCACCACCACGCCCACCAGCTTCTGTAATAGCCGCGCGTTGTATCACATCCTAGCGACGCGCATGACAGCATCCACCACAAAGGATGCTGAGGTAAATATCTCACCGTATCTGCATGTGCAGGCATGGACCCGAAGAACAGCAGCGACACGCGGCGCCCGATGCCGCCGAGCCAGCCACTGGGCGGCCGCAGAGTACGACACGTCACTGTTGCGCGTCCATCTGTGTATAACAtagtacttaaattattttcatatctcAAATTCAAAATGTTTCAACATTTTGTTTGCAGACAGTTCTTCTGGGgtcattcttaaaaaaatccaaataaacAGGATTGTTTACATACCGACTTCAGTTGGATTGAGCAATACTACAGTACACGTGGTAGTGGCCAGCACTATGCCCTCGGGTGTGTAGTCTCCCAGCTTCTCACACTCCTGGCCAGCCAGTTCACATGATACATCTACGTACACTCCCTCTTGGCCCACTGAAGGCCAGTAACGAACTGTACCCTCAGGAGAAACTCCAATGCAAGATGGCATCTGTGAAGGCACAATTGATAGAATAATTATTGTGGTGTTTGTTGGACAAGCTATCAGTATAGCttgtcaaattcaaaataagtcaaaatgtttttttaattaattctttagttAGGTTTAGTGTCAATCTGACTTCTGTACAAAATTCAAGCAATGACCCTTAGCGTCAATCTGGTCCaaaaaagattaaataatatacagtGAGTAAAAAGTATCTAGTGGTGTTTGTGATTTTTCAGATTCCTTTGAAGCCGACTCTCTGAGTTTTAAGTATCAATTTTTTATAGTGAAGTATTATAGTGAATTACTTGCTCGTGGGCAAGTTACCTGTGTACCACAATAATCTAACCTGAGCTCCGGCAGTATAAAAGAGTACAACCAAATCTGCTTTGTGTGCGAGATCAGTTTGTGGCAGTGACAGTTCCCGAGCGACGGTGCTGGTGGCGGCGCCGGGCGCGGCGGCCGTGCGCGGCCACGCGATGACGCGCCGCCCCGACACCGCCCAGCACCACCCACACGCAGACAGGCGGACACTCACTTCACCACTCGCTGCAAAATGCACATAAATCATTTCATTATTACCTAACTACTTCCCATTAAACAATCATGTATGTAAAGATTATCACTACACCTACTGAATTACATCttctgataataattaatagagaATCTTACTGTAAACAGGTAGGTACTTACCAAACGTTAAGGCTTCTGTGACCATCACAGGGAGGGGCATTCCGTATGTTTCTATAGTGGTAACTGGAGTCTTATACACTACATCACCAGTTGGCTCACCCGTAGACTGCATTAATTTACTGTGAGAAACATTTCgcatttaatacatatttttttataatgtttaaaaataataggttATGTATAAACCTTTGGCTCTTTTTTGCTGACGAAAGCGAAATAGGCCTTCGTCCCGTGATAGACTGCCTCACTCGAGGTGAAAACGGACTCCTCATTGCACCTGTAGTACTATAATccattattataactttaattaaaattcgaaATAATAGAAACGCAAAATAACCGAAACGAACAGCAAAGATGATTTCAATTCAAAGTGTCAAACTGAAAGATCGATCAATAAAACGTTTCGATAAACGTAAACACCAAATGAAAATTTTTCAGATTAAATTCTTTAGAGGCGa contains these protein-coding regions:
- the LOC118275776 gene encoding LOW QUALITY PROTEIN: nuclear pore complex protein Nup133 (The sequence of the model RefSeq protein was modified relative to this genomic sequence to represent the inferred CDS: inserted 2 bases in 2 codons); amino-acid sequence: MDYSTTGAMRSPFSPRVRQSITGRRPISLSSAKKSQSKLMQSTGEPTGDVVYKTPVTTIETYGMPLPVMVTEALTFASGEVSVRLSACGWCWAVSGRRVIAWPRTAAAPGAATSTVARELSLPQTDLAHKADLVVLFYTAGAQMPSCIGVSPEGTVRYWPSVGQEGVYVDVSCELAGQECEKLGDYTPEGIVLATTTCTVVLLNPTEVDGRATVTCRTLRPPSGWLGGIGRRVSLLFFGSMPAHADTKLVGVVVLPGEAGGEPSIALVSRGPALQLWRGPDLHEHSLRRALGDAHARTHLPPHGDPNSLEIMALDVRASGNNGLLLLIAIVNVARSPEMRYGIAHVCVEDASAPRVSWLVLARGVAAAPPLGPAGAAGAPEEARAPDEAPRFLPLPQRALLYTSKYIALVSTTMSNDKVDYIDVSSEGDKLLGAELCDGVPLLFSLKHGVLALSQPDAMHNTPSMCESPMGSPCPSDMYDGNLSLYEIDPHEVAAVARDAVGRLKTAFLFHVRRDAAASAALLAGLLAAPAPSAPSAPRDVDADLDRAVLRIACDMLDDVPAGDPRWKQRGGATTDICLGSSAALQLEAQLRDKQRAFALFCDFLRSVGLWQRLGLVTTESGSVVSTENALGELADLLSMAIALRKLQQGPDAQLIDAAINQVVCGDGALQDEPELEAALAGGALAPSDVCYRRVTRIARVLRALARAPAPPXPRAAALHAAATLRALLAALXARAPRQRPAPALGPGALLPALAALPRRALAAAREAEEAALRAPVAEAAAALADCVLWDAEALAADPAARSVYERLRRDTIQPFVDEGQTERAAALAEKFKDFELLIEMCINNNDLERLYSYIEKYSNEGFAERVFARLCERGGAGRALLLRGLGARCGGALGAWLGAAPGRAPLRALAALGARRPGAAAAALLAAADNERDSVARLTTTASLGKLCAVAADDEESPLARALDARLALAEQHHALPRALRNHHGLPHGDCPVLPAEDLIQMYIDSDSKELTEYDYKKALDLTDFVQDMERRDDLRLRVWCACILADDWSSCRVDAPAQELSDKMFFRLIDLVHLMGADLQLLLPAAEDVLTAPELAELAGDPRVHYLLKYGYQCLGHDHA